One Sebaldella sp. S0638 genomic window, TTCAATAAATAAGTTTATTTATAAAAATATTTGAATTCACAAAAAAAGCTGTTCTTCTTTAGAACAGCTCCCTATATTTTATATATTTAATGCAAATTTTTCTTTAGTATTTTTCAAAACTTCATGTGTATATTCTTCTCTCATCTGTGACTGATACATTTTTGCATAAAGTCCGTCTTTTTCCACAAGTTCTTCATGCGTTCCTCTTTCCACTACATTTCCTTTATTCAGAACAATAAGCTGATCTGCGTGTTTTACTGTAGAAAGCCTGTGAGCTATTATAAATGTAGTTCTGTTTTGTGATATTACATTAAGGGCTTTTTGTATCATAATTTCTGTTTCTGTATCTATATTTGCCGTAGCCTCATCCAGTATTAATATTTCCGGATCATAGACCATTACTCTCGCAAAGGCTATAAGCTGTCTTTCTCCTACAGAAAAGTTTTTCCCCATATCTTCCACCGATTCGTGTATACCATTCGGCTGTTTATCAATAAAGCTCTGTGCACCTATCTGATTCATTATCTCAAGGACTCTTTCCTCGCTTACATCATTGCTGTTAAAAGTTATATTAGAAAATAGCGTGCCGCTGAAAAGCACCGGATCCTGAAGAACCATTCCCACATGCGACCTGTAAGTCTGAACGGGATAATCCTTCAACGACCTTCTGTCTACGATAATATCACCATTCTGATAATCATAAAACCTGAGCAGAACATTCATAAGCGAACTTTTCCCGCTTCCTGTGTGACCTACTATTCCCACTGTATTTCCCGCCGGGATATTAAGATTAATATTTTTCAACACATAATTCTCATCATCATAAGCAAAACTAAGGTCTTTGAATTCCACATTTCCTTTCAGTTCCAATTTTTCATCGCTGAATTCCAGTTCTTTTGAAGGAACATTCAAAAACATGTCAAATATTCTTCTTGCTGAAACAATTGCTCTCTCAAATCTGTTCAGAACTCCGAAAAACCAGAACAACGGTGCAAATGCGCTGTCTACATACTGTACAAAGGCAAATACCGTACCCACCGACAGAATCATACTTCCGCTTAAAAATTCCCTTCCAAAATACACAAGTGTAAGTGTAATTGCCAGACGACGCACTGTATGAGCCATACCATCTGTGTAAAGCGCGCTTAACACTGCGAATTTTCTTTTATATTCCAGATAATCATCTGCCAATACGTCAAATTCTGCTATTGATTCATCTTCGTGAGTAAATGCCTGAACTACTTCTATTCCCTGAAACTGCTCGTTCATCATTGCATTCATATTAGACTGTATTTCTCTCGTTTCCTTGAAATTTGCCGATACATATTTTCTGTATAAATACAGCCAGATCATAATAATCGGAAGTATCATCAACGCATAAGATGCAAGTCTTGCATTCAGAAAAAACATTGCTATATATATGAAAACCACCTGTACTACTGCCTTTACTATCTCAAGAAGTGTATTTTCATATAATCCGAATATTGCATTACTGTCATGCACAATATACGACACTACCTTTCCGTCAGGGTAATCACTGAAATATTGTACCGGAAGTTTCTGCAGCTGCTTAAATGCATCCCTACGCAGATCGAATACTACTTTAGTAGCAAGTATTCTCAGGCTGTAACCGCATGTATACATCAAACACGCAGCAGCCATGAAAAGTATAAATATCATTGCTACCATAGACATTGCAGGTGCAACATACGGTTTATAAAAATTCCATACATCATCTTTTGTAAGCATATTGAACTCAATGTTGCTTGCCTGATTATTTATATAAAGCTGGTTATCTTTTATTTCCGCTTTTTCATCTGAAACATCCGAATCTACGAGTACATACCCATCTTTAGTTAAAATTATGCTGTTTTTTCTTAATACTTCAATATTACTATTTTCCTCAATTCTTGTATAATATTTTCCCTTATAAAAAACCGATTTTTTTTCATTCTGTATTGTGTTACTCACTGAAACAGGTCTGAACATCCCCATAATATATTTATCTATAATTATTTTTGTCGTCATTGTTCCCACTATAAATATCGTTGTGGAAAGCATTAAGGCAAAAAGACTGTAAAATAAAAATCTCTTATATGGTTTTGTATAGGCCCATAACTGTTTCCATATATACATTATTCCGCCTCCTCTGATTCCTGAGTTGTCATTGTATTTTGTTCCATAAACTGATCATAATACCAGCCTTTGAGCTCCATAAGCTCATCATGATTACCCTTTTCCACTATTGTACCTTCCTGAAGAACAATTATGCAGTTTGCATTTCTTACAGCGGATAATCTGTGCGCTACTATGATTTTTATCATTGCCGGATAATATTCTGTTATATTCCTGATTATATTTTCCTCTGTTTTCCCGTCAACTGCTGACAATGAATCATCCAGAACCAAAACATTTCCTGCTCTTACAAAAGCTCTTGCAAGCGACAGTCTTTGTTTCTGTCCTCCGGAAAGCATAACCCCTGATTCTCCGGTTACAGTTTCCAGTCCGTTTGTAAGTGTTCCGATGTCTTTGGTAAAATCTGCATGATCTATTGCTGTCATTATATCTTCACGGGAAGCATTCAGATTTCCCAGTCTGATATTTTCATATACTGTTTTTGAAAAGACAATATGCTCTTGAGGAACATATGCTATATGCTCTCTTATATCTTCTGCATTATACTCTGTTATGTCCCTGTTATTTATTTTAATTCCGCCTTCTCCTAATTTATACTGTCTCAAAAGCTGACGGATAATAGTTGTTTTTCCGCTTCCTGTTGTCCCTACTATTCCCAGTGTTTCGCCGGTTTTCACGCCGATACTGAATGAATCAAGGCTTTTTACAGAAGAACCGGGATAAGAAAAACTGTAATTATCAAATTCTATACTTTCTATTTTTCCAAGTCCCAAAGGCTTTTCCGGAATAATAATATCACTTTCTTCATTGTATACTGCATCAATTCTTTCATAAGAACCGCTTCCTCTCTGCAGTGTGTTAATAAAGGCACCTAAGGCGAAAACAGGCCATTCCAGCATCATTACATACACAAAGTATGTAACCAGTTTACCTGTTGTCATGTTACTTTTGAATACATCCATTATCCCGAAAAAAAGCGCCAGTGCCATTGCAACTGTAAATACTCCTATAAATAAAGGTTCATACAGTGAAATAACTTTTGAAAAAGCAATACTTTTATCATAAGTAGTCTGTGATTTTGAAAGAAGCTTTTCTATATCGTCTCTCTCTTTTGCATAAGCTCTTATTACCCGCACACCTACTATAGACTCAAGTACACTGTTGCTCAGCATACTTGTGGACTGCTGTCTTTCTTCATAAAGTCTCTCTATTGTTTTTTCCAGTTTATCTACCCCGAATGGAATTATTAAAATGGGAATCAAGACTATAATCGAAACTTTCGGATTAATGAAA contains:
- a CDS encoding ABC transporter ATP-binding protein, with protein sequence MIKIFKQLGWFIKEMKWRYLLVLLMLLIGDVFSLIVPWITGYTIDQMTMRTLTGTKMTQITIVLVSIIVIGYITTGIWNYIFIQNANILSFKVLKKFFRHIIRMDGKFFKKYQTGDLMSRATEDVNAVSEAVDFGFLMLAEASLYLTLLISSMFFINPKVSIIVLIPILIIPFGVDKLEKTIERLYEERQQSTSMLSNSVLESIVGVRVIRAYAKERDDIEKLLSKSQTTYDKSIAFSKVISLYEPLFIGVFTVAMALALFFGIMDVFKSNMTTGKLVTYFVYVMMLEWPVFALGAFINTLQRGSGSYERIDAVYNEESDIIIPEKPLGLGKIESIEFDNYSFSYPGSSVKSLDSFSIGVKTGETLGIVGTTGSGKTTIIRQLLRQYKLGEGGIKINNRDITEYNAEDIREHIAYVPQEHIVFSKTVYENIRLGNLNASREDIMTAIDHADFTKDIGTLTNGLETVTGESGVMLSGGQKQRLSLARAFVRAGNVLVLDDSLSAVDGKTEENIIRNITEYYPAMIKIIVAHRLSAVRNANCIIVLQEGTIVEKGNHDELMELKGWYYDQFMEQNTMTTQESEEAE
- a CDS encoding ABC transporter ATP-binding protein — translated: MYIWKQLWAYTKPYKRFLFYSLFALMLSTTIFIVGTMTTKIIIDKYIMGMFRPVSVSNTIQNEKKSVFYKGKYYTRIEENSNIEVLRKNSIILTKDGYVLVDSDVSDEKAEIKDNQLYINNQASNIEFNMLTKDDVWNFYKPYVAPAMSMVAMIFILFMAAACLMYTCGYSLRILATKVVFDLRRDAFKQLQKLPVQYFSDYPDGKVVSYIVHDSNAIFGLYENTLLEIVKAVVQVVFIYIAMFFLNARLASYALMILPIIMIWLYLYRKYVSANFKETREIQSNMNAMMNEQFQGIEVVQAFTHEDESIAEFDVLADDYLEYKRKFAVLSALYTDGMAHTVRRLAITLTLVYFGREFLSGSMILSVGTVFAFVQYVDSAFAPLFWFFGVLNRFERAIVSARRIFDMFLNVPSKELEFSDEKLELKGNVEFKDLSFAYDDENYVLKNINLNIPAGNTVGIVGHTGSGKSSLMNVLLRFYDYQNGDIIVDRRSLKDYPVQTYRSHVGMVLQDPVLFSGTLFSNITFNSNDVSEERVLEIMNQIGAQSFIDKQPNGIHESVEDMGKNFSVGERQLIAFARVMVYDPEILILDEATANIDTETEIMIQKALNVISQNRTTFIIAHRLSTVKHADQLIVLNKGNVVERGTHEELVEKDGLYAKMYQSQMREEYTHEVLKNTKEKFALNI